One genomic segment of Mastomys coucha isolate ucsf_1 unplaced genomic scaffold, UCSF_Mcou_1 pScaffold22, whole genome shotgun sequence includes these proteins:
- the Cxcl13 gene encoding C-X-C motif chemokine 13: MRLSTAALLLLLASCLSPGHGILEAHYTNLKCRCTRLISNMVNLSFVDQIQVIRPGNGCPNIEVVIWTKMKKALCVDPRAMWLQKVLKFFRSKNLSSTPQAPVSKRRAA, translated from the exons ATGAGGCTCAGCACTGCAGCCCTGCTTCTTCTACTGGCCAGCTGCCTCTCTCCAGGTCACG GTATTCTGGAGGCCCATTACACCAACTTAAAATGTAGGTGTACCAGACTGATCTCAAACATGGTCAACCTAAGCTTCGTAGATCAGATTCAAGTTATACGCCCTGGGAATGGCTGCCCAAACATTGAAGTCGT GATCTGGACCAAGATGAAGAAAGCTCTATGTGTGGATCCTCGTGCCATGTGGTTacaaaaagtattaaaatttttCAGAAG CAAAAATCTCTCTTCAACTCCCCAAGCTCCAGTGAGTAAGAGAAGAGCTGCCTAA